GaacaatcattattatttaaagtgtAGTTGTGTGTAATTTAATGAGCTAGACTTGCAAAATGCCAccgccgccgagtttcttgctggttcttctcagtaagAACAGCAtttcaaaccagtggtagattattttgacgattcaaaagcacttgtaaaagtttagttgaataaaaattgaatttgaaagaGAATTAAGAAAGCCACAATAGCTCAATAGTCACAGGGTTGGTTGAGTGAAATCTGAAAAGCAGGTTCAAACAGCACCTGTTGCACCTACTCCTATTACAAGCTTTAAGTTTACTAATTCGAGACTTATCAATTGAACTAAAAAAAGTGAAATGAACAAATCACATGTGGCTGTAAACTTTCATATTAAATCCCTGTCCAGGTTCAATAAAAATTAGCAAAATGTGCTATGGGGCAGGCCAATGAAACATGAGAAcatttcattataattaatgtaaCCTGTTTAATGTGCATATGTGATATGAGATAATATGCACGAGCTCTGTAGTCTGCACCTAATTTGTGATTCACCAATCAGGGCAGATTGCTCTTGATTTATTTCATTGGCTTCAATTGAATGATGTTTGTCACAAAATATCAGGTTTGTCAAATTgtccaaataaaataattttgaatcacTTGGTGTCAAGAAAGATGGTCTGTTAGGATATTTGGTTTTTGCACAATTGGCACAACTGCATCATAACTGCTGACTTATGATTTTATTACTACTTGGGCCTTTATTGGCATGATTTTTATGATTAACAATTAGCATTAGAAATCTTTTTTATAAGtggaaaagtgtgtctgtatgtctgctagcttttcacagctaatccatttaattgatttgacaaaatttggtacatcCCAGggctggacataggctactatttccTGAAAAATCAGTCCTATGGGGTTatccaaaacctaaatccatgcagaagTAGCTGACATCATCTAGTCATTCAATAAATTTAGTTATACAGCAAACCCTTCAACAATTTCTGTAATTTTCCAATGTTTTTTCTAGTAAACCgatctacaataataattatctgatataaaaaagaaacaatGCAATAATTACATGGGTACTATCATAGGTATTTGTTGTTCATAGAACACAATtaagaataataattactttacaATGAAAGAAAATGTAATAAGGATGGAATagaataagtatatatttttttaataagtatataagtatataagtgCTTCTGAGTCACCAAAATAATTCAGCATAGTAGTTGCATTCTATTATGCTAATAAAGTAAATCggttacataattttattgatagtTTGCACTTATTTATTACGATTTAAAATCAGATTATAAAGATAATAACTGATAGTACTTAACTATATGTATGAATACTCAttttaaatgaatgaataaaacaGCTTTTTTCACATCTTAAgctttttttattgggatagtTCTGTAAATATGACAGAGAAGGTAACAATACataaacagtttaaaaaaatcatgaatAGAGAAAAGTAATTGAATAGAAAAGGGAACTAAACAAGCATTCAATATAAGGTTTTAGTGAGTAAAGCATAGTTGTTATAAATGAAGTCTGAGTGAATAGTTTGtaagataaaaagaaaaatactcACAGGAAAGAACAACAATACATGGACGTAAATTCCAGGCACACTTCAGTAAGTTTATCTCATGATTTAGTGTCAGGAGCTCACCTTAAAAGCGCgatctttttaaataatttatcggAACGCTTATGCACTTAACGAGGCTGTACCCACATTTCTTTTCCCACGTTAGCACATCGACTTCCGTAACCCTATGCCAAATTCTGAATCACCAGTATTGGCGCGATGTTATTACAGGATCTAGTTAGAATTAAATCGGCTGCAACGTATAGAACAATATGCATATACTTGAATAGTCTTTCGTAATCGATCGATAATTTAGAAAAACTATTTTCATGACAAAGAAAGAAGTTGACTTTAGCTTTCTATGACTATGTAACTTATTTAATAAGGTTACTTTGTATCACTGGGCAGAAATGAAGTGCTTGCtactaaatataaacaattttagATACATTTGTATTAGTTTTGTTTCCAAATATTTATCAAAACTTATTTTTGTGTCAACCATTTACTCTCCCTCCTCCAAAACGTCAACCATCAACTGTCAAATATGAAATGTCagtgtcaaaaattaaaattatcaaaagAACACATCACAGATTAAAATGATTCTAAGACCacaataaatataggtacaatgaaACGGGTAACATTGGAGCGCAAGATGCCATTTAACTATAGTAGATAGGTGTTCccaaagacatttttgtttttgtgttgtATGAGATTTCTATCATAGCCCGAACTATCAATTTTTACGTAactttatcaaataaaatattataaaatcaataCTTAACATATTTATCTTATCATAATTTGATGCGtcaaacttaataaaataacagGAACTAGATAAGTACGTATAGCAATCACATACCTCACTACGTGCTACTAGTGCGTGCCTACTTGTATACTCAAAGTGCCTACTATCGAAATAACGACAAGGTCATTTTCATAGACGAAATAATATTCGGCTTCGCACTTCATAGTACTTTTGGCGATAACAGTGCAGGCTGTGTGCTTCTTTGTATGTAAAAATGAGTGAATTTTTAGTTAAACGTTGCTTTATCCTAGCAAGTCCAATTCGAAGTATTATGAGGTACGTTTCAATTTTCACTGTAGAAGAAAATCTTGAAGTaatgaagtacctacctttatATCAGGGGGCAAGGTAAGGTACCCCCGCCAATACgttattatttactaggtaggtatataacttTCTTCTAAGATTTTCGTTAGTTGTGAGGCGTTGCTAATTCaaattataaacatttttttaaaagaacgacttaatattattttgcaacTTATATTGTAGGTAggcacattttaataataaaattaggcaGTTCCAGAAATAGGTAGTTCCAGAAATGCTTACTCACCTAAATCCGGAATTTATTCTTTCTGTACGTGTGTATAATCTATAACACCtatagttttaattattattataatatgttattaaaCAAGATAAATTAAGTATcgctaaaaaaataaaaatttaagtacctattagtcTTATGTAAaattggtccttcgaaccggatagTTACGTAGATTAATATGGTAGGTACGCTTTATTTAATGGAATGTTTCTTCCAGATATTCGACGTTAGCAAACAAGCCCTTAGAATCAATACCTGGTCTATCCTCCTTGCCCGTGATAGGCGCCATTCATCATTTCTTACCAGGAATTGGTATGATCAGCTActtaatcaaaattcaaaatacttacttttcttaacatacctacctaggtaggtacctcttcCAACACACATGAAtatttttaagcttatttcaGGATCACTGGGACTTAGTGGGAATTTTTCCGAATTATCGCAACTTTTGTTTGAGAAGTATGGATCAATAGTTAAACTAGACGGTGTATTTGCAAGAGCGTGCATGGTATTTCTGTACGAACCAGATCACTTCGACCAGGtatgatttttgtaaatacCTTGCGGTAGCTGAACATACACAATGCGCGGTGCTAGCAGCATGTCACATTGTAGAATGAGTGGTGCGACGGAAGAATAGCAGAATAGCCGTTTCTATGCGTGCTTTAAGTAGTTCTTTTTATAATCTAATAGTTTAGCCTAGGTAAGGCGATAATAGCGATGGGCGGTGCAAATGCCACAATGCGCATACGGCGCCGCCCTAGATGACACCGGTTGTGGTGACAATACAACACCATATAAATGAATGCGTCCCGTCGGAATCCCTGCGCCGCTTGAGGCCGCagctttcatcatcatcatgatcaatccatcgccccCCCCTCccctcccactactaagtacctacgagTCTTTTCCCGGGTGTGTCACGGCGCGGTGGTCTACTGCGGATTTgcagtatggagaactctcaggcatgcaggtttcctcacgatgttttacttaCATAAAACTCTAGTGAGCAAACGGGCGAGGCGGGCcagctgatgttaagtgattaccgccacccatgaacattccCATTATCcgacaacgcattggcggttcctctggtgctgaccagagaaaccgccaatgcgttgccagctTTACAagaatttaattgcttaaaactcgaACAGTTAGAAGTGCGGTTCCGGGATTGAACGCCCGACTTCTTAAGTAGAAGGCCGACCTCTTAACCATTAGAATATCACCGTTCACAGGCACAGGTGTTTAATTGATGCAGATGGTCTCAAGTATTTTGTTAAGTGCCTAATccataggtaatttttttaatattttgcccAGGTTTATAGATCCGAAGATTTGGTAGCGCCATCTCGACCTGGATTCGAAACTCTGGTTTATTACAGGACTACATTGAGAAAGTCTACCTATGACGGTGTTTATGGATTAACCACTGCGTAAGTTCATGACAAAAATCCtaatgaaaactttttttaatgaccAGTTTAATCAAATTCAACGCGCTTTCAGGCAAGATATGCAATGGCGTGATTTCCGAACAAAAGTCAATCCAGCATTGTTGAAACCGAAATTGGTCAAACTTTATACGCCGGTGTTAGAAGAAATTGCAGATGATATGGTGGCAAGGTACACATTGTGTTTCTGAAGATATTTCTAATGAGAACGAGCCAGTTACGCCACATGCGGTTACTGTTAAAGTTAAATTAGACCATCAAAAAAGCCACATTGGGTTGCACAAATCAATGATTCTttcacccgtattcacaaacgtcaCTATGAGGTCTCAAAGTGCCCTCGAACGCaaagtgtccgttccaccaatcagatgactgtatcacgtcaatttacaatgatctgattggtggaacctacactatgcgttcgagcgcctgtgagacctcatagtaacgtttgtgaatacggccgtttaACCTTTTGCTAATGGAGGTAAGAATACTGACTTGTGCAATCTACTATGCTTGTTTTTGGTGGGCCAGTTTAACCTTAACGGTATTTTTTATGGTGCAGCTGGTCTTAAAGatctattttttgatttatcactAAAGTATAAAGATAACTCAGGTCTTAGGATAACGCTTTTTGTGAATATAGATTACAGAGTCTTAATAATGACGCCTACCTGCAGGAGAACTTAGACTTGGAAATTACGAAGTGGTCCTTAGAATCTATAGCAGTGATCGCCCTTGGAACGAGACTAGGATGTTTGGAGGACAACCTCACGGAAGATCACCCAGCGCGGGTCCTTATAAAATGTGCTCAAGACGTTATAAATCTTTCATTTAAATTGGAATTCATGCCGAGCCTTTGGAAATATTATCCTacttcaaattataaaaaaataatcaaaacttTTGATTTACAGTGGGAGTAAGTATCTGATCcctactaataaatattaattaattattttttgaaaccTCAATAGAGGAACGGTTAACCGAAGGAAAGGATTTAAATCCGAAAGCTATTATTTTTTAGAACAAAAAAAGACGTCATAGccatttttcataaaattatacaaaCAATTTTCAGCACAAGTGTTAAATTCATTGAGGAagcaagaaaaataataaaagatagAGCCCATGAGCTCCCTGAAGAGGACAAAAGTATAATTGAAAAGTTATTAGCCATTGATGAGAAAGTTGCTACTGTAATGGCAAATGAGATGCTCTTTGCAGGGATTGACACGGTAAACTGatctatatcatcatcatcatcatcagcctgtggacgtccactgctggacataggccttccctaaaaagcgccaccacacccggtcctcag
This genomic stretch from Maniola jurtina chromosome 15, ilManJurt1.1, whole genome shotgun sequence harbors:
- the LOC123872502 gene encoding cytochrome P450 CYP12A2-like isoform X1, whose protein sequence is MSEFLVKRCFILASPIRSIMRYSTLANKPLESIPGLSSLPVIGAIHHFLPGIGSLGLSGNFSELSQLLFEKYGSIVKLDGVFARACMVFLYEPDHFDQVYRSEDLVAPSRPGFETLVYYRTTLRKSTYDGVYGLTTAQDMQWRDFRTKVNPALLKPKLVKLYTPVLEEIADDMVARLQSLNNDAYLQENLDLEITKWSLESIAVIALGTRLGCLEDNLTEDHPARVLIKCAQDVINLSFKLEFMPSLWKYYPTSNYKKIIKTFDLQWDTSVKFIEEARKIIKDRAHELPEEDKSIIEKLLAIDEKVATVMANEMLFAGIDTVAFTTVALLYNLAINPKVQDKVRQEIRSSEPNKRYLKACLKESLRLYPVIPANLRRTTKDHFVGGYHIPKGVDVIAPNEFLSRLDKYYPQALEFIPERWLVDKSDPLYYGNSHPMVTLPFGFGVRSCIGRRIAELEIEVFMKRLLNDVKVTWEGPPVQVISRVMNAFKKPYHFKFETAT
- the LOC123872502 gene encoding cytochrome P450 CYP12A2-like isoform X2 — its product is MVFLYEPDHFDQVYRSEDLVAPSRPGFETLVYYRTTLRKSTYDGVYGLTTAQDMQWRDFRTKVNPALLKPKLVKLYTPVLEEIADDMVARLQSLNNDAYLQENLDLEITKWSLESIAVIALGTRLGCLEDNLTEDHPARVLIKCAQDVINLSFKLEFMPSLWKYYPTSNYKKIIKTFDLQWDTSVKFIEEARKIIKDRAHELPEEDKSIIEKLLAIDEKVATVMANEMLFAGIDTVAFTTVALLYNLAINPKVQDKVRQEIRSSEPNKRYLKACLKESLRLYPVIPANLRRTTKDHFVGGYHIPKGVDVIAPNEFLSRLDKYYPQALEFIPERWLVDKSDPLYYGNSHPMVTLPFGFGVRSCIGRRIAELEIEVFMKRLLNDVKVTWEGPPVQVISRVMNAFKKPYHFKFETAT